One part of the Herbiconiux aconitum genome encodes these proteins:
- a CDS encoding FitA-like ribbon-helix-helix domain-containing protein has protein sequence MAAIIVRNLDDEVRRRIKERATANNRSMEAEARAILTSAVSQNRFVDAWLSLTDQLRSDANGVPELDLPARSLPRDLDLS, from the coding sequence ATGGCTGCGATCATCGTTCGCAATCTCGACGACGAGGTGCGTCGCCGTATCAAGGAGCGCGCAACCGCCAACAACCGCTCCATGGAGGCGGAGGCGCGCGCGATCCTGACCTCGGCCGTCTCGCAGAACCGGTTCGTCGATGCCTGGTTGTCGCTGACCGACCAGTTACGGTCCGACGCGAACGGAGTGCCAGAACTCGATCTTCCCGCGCGCTCTCTTCCGCGCGACCTCGACCTCTCGTGA
- a CDS encoding mycofactocin-coupled SDR family oxidoreductase: protein MGKLEGKVAFITGAARGQGRSHAIRLAQEGANIIAVDICEQIDSVPYPMATPADLDETVAQVEALDRRIVAVQADVRDRAALDAAVAKGIAELGPVDIILANAGIAPMGGDKADDARAFRDVIEVNLVGVANTVQAAVPSMIEKGEGGAIVLTSSTQGLSGAGGDGSGGGSGYAAAKHGVVGLMHTYTNWLAKYSIRVNTVHPTGVNTPMVVNDAMQAFLQANPGMGAAMANLLPVPMIEAVDISNAIAWLVSDEARYVTGVALPVDAGFLAR from the coding sequence ATGGGAAAGCTGGAGGGCAAAGTCGCCTTCATCACCGGTGCTGCTCGCGGGCAGGGCCGGAGTCACGCCATCCGTCTCGCGCAGGAGGGCGCGAACATCATCGCCGTCGACATCTGCGAGCAGATCGATTCGGTGCCGTATCCGATGGCCACCCCGGCCGATCTCGACGAGACCGTGGCGCAGGTCGAGGCGCTCGACCGCCGGATCGTGGCGGTGCAGGCCGACGTGCGCGATCGTGCCGCACTCGACGCCGCCGTGGCGAAGGGCATCGCCGAACTCGGGCCGGTCGACATCATCCTGGCCAACGCCGGCATCGCCCCGATGGGCGGAGACAAAGCCGACGACGCGCGGGCGTTCCGCGACGTGATCGAGGTGAACCTCGTCGGCGTCGCCAACACGGTGCAAGCGGCGGTGCCGTCGATGATCGAGAAGGGGGAGGGCGGCGCGATCGTGCTCACCAGCTCCACGCAGGGCCTCAGCGGCGCAGGCGGCGACGGCAGCGGAGGCGGCTCCGGCTACGCGGCTGCGAAGCACGGCGTCGTGGGTCTCATGCACACCTACACGAACTGGCTGGCGAAATACAGCATCCGGGTGAACACCGTGCATCCGACCGGGGTCAACACGCCCATGGTGGTGAACGACGCGATGCAGGCGTTCCTGCAGGCGAATCCGGGCATGGGGGCGGCCATGGCGAACCTCTTGCCGGTGCCGATGATCGAGGCCGTCGACATCTCCAATGCCATCGCCTGGCTGGTCAGCGACGAAGCCCGATACGTGACCGGCGTGGCGTTGCCGGTGGACGCCGGGTTCCTCGCGCGGTAA
- a CDS encoding LacI family DNA-binding transcriptional regulator: MQDVAQRAGVSAKTVSRVFNDDPHVLPETRTRVEEAMRSLNYVPNVLARTFRAGRSTSVGVAVPDVVDPFFAAIVRAVERVCSASGITTLVASIGDDPARERPVLEALLRTQLMGLILAPVAADHAWLAPWTEHTPIEFVDRAPVDLDADSFVEDDRHGSYLATHHLLQHGHRRVAFLGDQTHPPSTRRRLDGYTEALADAGLPLDEQLIAFDAGSDDGAGRELERLARLADPPTAAFSSNARVTMHSFTGLKTAGLAFVGFGDFPMADRLTPAVSVIDQDPARLGQLAATRALQRFNAPDARYEHSTVVPVGLTVRDSCGLH, from the coding sequence ATGCAAGACGTGGCCCAACGGGCCGGCGTCAGTGCCAAGACCGTCTCGCGCGTCTTCAACGACGACCCGCACGTGCTCCCCGAGACCCGCACCCGGGTCGAGGAGGCGATGCGCAGCCTCAACTACGTGCCGAACGTGCTGGCACGCACCTTCCGGGCCGGGCGGTCGACGAGCGTCGGCGTCGCCGTGCCCGACGTGGTCGACCCGTTCTTCGCCGCCATCGTGCGGGCGGTCGAGCGGGTCTGCTCGGCGAGCGGCATCACCACGCTCGTGGCGAGCATCGGCGACGATCCCGCACGGGAGCGCCCCGTGCTCGAGGCGCTGCTGCGCACGCAGTTGATGGGGCTCATCCTCGCCCCGGTGGCGGCCGACCACGCCTGGCTCGCCCCGTGGACGGAACACACCCCGATCGAGTTCGTCGACCGGGCGCCGGTCGATCTCGACGCCGACTCGTTCGTCGAAGACGACCGCCACGGCTCCTACCTGGCCACCCATCACCTGCTGCAGCACGGGCACCGCCGGGTCGCCTTCCTCGGCGACCAAACGCATCCGCCGAGCACCCGACGTCGTCTCGACGGCTACACCGAGGCGTTGGCCGATGCCGGGCTGCCGCTCGACGAACAGCTGATCGCCTTCGACGCCGGCAGCGACGACGGCGCCGGCCGTGAACTCGAGCGCCTGGCGCGGCTGGCCGATCCGCCCACGGCCGCGTTCTCGTCGAACGCGCGGGTCACCATGCACTCCTTCACCGGACTGAAGACCGCGGGGCTGGCGTTCGTCGGCTTCGGTGACTTTCCGATGGCCGACCGGCTCACCCCGGCCGTCAGCGTCATCGATCAAGATCCGGCCCGACTCGGGCAACTCGCCGCCACGCGGGCACTGCAGCGGTTCAACGCTCCGGATGCCCGCTACGAGCACTCGACGGTCGTGCCGGTCGGGCTGACGGTGCGGGATTCCTGCGGGCTGCACTGA